In Brettanomyces nanus chromosome 3, complete sequence, a single genomic region encodes these proteins:
- a CDS encoding uncharacterized protein (BUSCO:EOG093436XW): MSAEKPTTACKVVTASRIAKKYTEEIKAHIAKLDHPLTLVGLLANADPAAKLYANWTGKTAKQLGFNYRLIEIPQKDQLEEEIYQVNNDESVDGIIVYFPVFGNRQDQYLQQCVAIDKDVEGLNFKYISNMYHNVRYMDDGETKKSILPCTPLAVIKIMEYLGVYNELLDYGDRLYGKTVTVVNRSEIVGRPLAALLANDGARVYSADINDIQIYERGVGLRLRQHQVKECNLTLEQCAKSSDIIITGVPSKDYKFPTQYIKRGAVLINFSSEKNFDDEAVRKVASMYVPMIGKVTISMLLRNLLRLRENRLA; the protein is encoded by the coding sequence ATGTCCGCGGAAAAACCGACCACTGCGTGTAAAGTTGTCACTGCAAGTCGCATCGCTAAGAAGTATACCGAAGAGATTAAGGCCCATATCGCCAAACTCGACCATCCGTTAACGTTAGTTGGTCTCCTTGCCAACGCTGATCCTGCCGCTAAGCTCTATGCTAACTGGACCGGCAAGACTGCCAAGCAGTTGGGCTTCAATTACAGGCTTATCGAGATTCCTCAAAAGGATCAGCTAGAAGAGGAAATTTACCAAGTAAATAACGATGAATCGGTTGATGGAATCATCGTGTATTTTCCTGTTTTTGGTAACAGACAGGACCAATATCTTCAGCAGTGTGTTGCCATAGATAAGGATGTAGAAGGCTTGAACTTCAAGTACATCTCTAATATGTATCATAATGTTCGTTATATGGATGATGGTGAGACTAAGAAATCTATTTTACCGTGTACACCGTTGGCTGTTATCAAGATCATGGAATATTTGGGTGTTTACAACGAGTTGCTTGATTACGGTGATAGGCTTTACGGTAAAACTGTCACGGTGGTGAATAGATCCGAGATTGTTGGTAGACCTTTGGCTGCTTTACTTGCCAATGATGGTGCTAGAGTTTACTCTGCGGATATCAACGATATCCAAATTTACGAGAGAGGTGTTGGCCTTAGACTTAGACAACATCAAGTCAAAGAGTGTAATTTGACATTGGAGCAATGTGCTAAAAGCTCTGATATTATCATTACCGGTGTCCCTTCCAAGGATTATAAATTCCCCACCCAATACATTAAAAGGGGTGCAGTTCTtatcaatttctccagTGAAAAGAACTTCGATGATGAGGCTGTACGGAAGGTTGCATCCATGTATGTTCCTATGATTGGTAAAGTCACCATTTCAATGCTTCTTAGAAACTTGTTAAGATTAAGAGAAAACCGCTTGGCTTAG